The Methanothermobacter sp. CaT2 DNA window GCAGTAAAACGGTGATCGCATACACCACCATGCACAGAAGCACGGAGATCATGGTTGAGAGACTCACAGAGAAACTCATGGAACTCGATGTGAGTGTAAGACCCATCAACGTTGCAGAGTCCGATACCGGGGAATTCCTCACTGAACTCGCGGATGCCTCGGTCCTGGTTGTTGCATCACCCACGGTGCTCACAAGACCCCACCCGGCAGTTGCATCGGCACTCTACCTTGTGAATGCACTGAGACCGCCGGTGAAGCACATTGCACTGATGGGATCCTACGGGTGGGGGACACTCATTGAATCCGAGGTCAAGGGTCTGCTATCCAACCTGAACGTGGAGTACCTTGAACCAGTCCTTGTGAAGGGCCTTCCACGTGAGGAGGACCTTCAGAGGATAGATGAACTTGCCATTCAGATAAAGGAAATAGGGGGTGAATTAAATGGTAAGTGAAAGGATGCAGGAGGCCCTCAACAGGCAGCTCAACGCTGAACTCTACTCAGCATACCTCTATCTTTCAATGGCCGCCTACTATGAGGCCTCTGACCTCCCGGGATTTGCAAACTGGATGCGTGTCCAGGCCCAGGAGGAACTTGCACACGCAATGAAGTTCTACGACTACCTTGTCCAGAGGGGTGCAAGGGTCGTGCTTGAGGAGATAGAGAAACCACCATTCGAGTGGGAGTCCCCACTGGAGGTATCCAAGCATGTCCTGGAACATGAGAGGAAAGTGACGGGACTCATAAATGACCTTGTTGACCTTGCAATCTCAGAGAGGGACCATGCAACCAACAATTTCCTCCAGTGGTTCGTTGCAGAGCAGGTTGAGGAGGAGGAATCCGCGGGTTCAGTGCTCCAGAAGGTGCGCCTTGCATCGGATTCACCAAGCGGCCTCCTCATGCTTGATGCGGAACTCGGAAAGAGGGTTTACAACCCACCAGCAAATGAAAAGGGGGAATAGTTTATGGGGGAGAAGGTATACGAAGTCAGAAAGGTGAAGAAGAAGGGGCGCGGCATGCCCCTCATAGGGGATAAATTCCCTGAAATGGAGGTCCAGACAACCCACGGGCTGATGAAACTCCCGGCTGAATTCAAGGGGAAATGGTTCATACTCTTCAGCCACCCTGCAGACTTCACACCTGTCTGCACAACAGAGTTCGTGGCGTTCCAGGAGGTCTACCCTGAACTGAGGGAACTTGACTGTGAACTTGTGGGCCTCAGTGTTGACCAGGTATTCTCACACATCAAGTGGATCGAATGGATAGAGGAGAACCTTGATACCGAGATCGAGTTTCCTGTGATAGCGGACACGGGGAGAGTCGCGGATACCCTTGGACTCATACACCCGGCGAGGCCCACAAACACGGTGAGGGCGGTATTTGTGGTTGACCCTGAGGGGATAATCAGGGCTATACTCTACTATCCACAGGAACTTGGAAGGAACATCCCTGAGATCGTGAGGATGATACGCGCCTTCAGGGTCATAGATGCCGAGGGTGTGGCTGCACCTGCAAACTGGCCCGATAACCAGCTCATCGGTGACCATGTGATAGTCCCACCGGCATCTGATATTGAAACCGCCAGGAAAAGGAAAGAGGAATACGAATGCTACGACTGGTGGCTCTGCCATCGCAGCATAGGTGGTGATTAGATGGAGAAAAAATTCTATGAACTCCCTGAACTTCCATACCCCTACGATGCCCTTGAACCATACATATCAGAGGAGCAGCTGAGGATACATCATGAGAAGCACCATCAGGCCTACGTGGATGGGGCCAATGGCGTCCTCAGAAAACTCGACGATGCCAGGGAGAATGACGAAGAAGTTGACATCAAGGCGGCCCTCAAGGAACTCTCATTCCACGTGGGGGGCTACGTCCTGCACCTATTCTTCTGGGGTAACATGGGACCCGCAGATGAGTGCGGTGGGGAACCAGGTGGACGGCTTGCGGAGTACATAGAGAAGGACTTTGGAAGCTTTGAACGCTTTAAAAAGGAGTTTTCTCAGGCTGCTGTGAGTGCGGAGGGCTCAGGATGGGCTGTACTCACCTACTGCCAGAGGACCGACAGGCTCTTCATAATGCAGGTTGAGAAGCACAATGTCAACGTGATACCCCACTTCAGGATCCTCATGGTCCTGGATGTATGGGAACACGCCTACTACATTGACTACAGGAACGTGAGACCCGACTATGTTGACGCATTCTGGAACATCGTAAACTGGAAAGAGGTTGAAAAACGCTTCGACGACCTCTTCTAACTCCATTAATTTTTTAAGAACCTTTTATTCTAACTCCCAGGTAGCATTCCCGTGATGCATAACATTTATTTTTAAATCACCATAAACATCTAAGAGTTACACTGATTCGGGAATGATTCAGATGATCTGGAACAGGGAAATGGAATGCATAAGCAGGGAGGAACTGGAGGAAATTCAGCTTAAAAGGCTTCAGGACACAGTAAGGAGGGCATATGAAAACGTACCCTACTACCATGAGATGTTCGAGAAGGAGGGCGTGTACCCTGAGGACATAGAGTCACTGGACGACATCACAAGGTTGCCCTACACCACCAAGGATGACCTCCGCAAGGTCTACCCCTTCGGGATGTTCGCTGTCCCCAGGAAGGAGATAGTGGAGGTTCACACGTCATCGGGGACCACAGGAAAACCCGTTGTCTCAGGCTACACCCGGGAGGACATAGAGATATGGAGTGAGGTCATGGCCAGGGGCCTCACAATGATGGGCCTCACAGAGGATGACGTCATCCAGAATACCCATGGTTACGGCCTATTCACCGGCGGATTCGGGGTCCACTACGGTGCACAGAAGATTGGGGCGACCGTTATCCCCATCTCAACTGGACAGACAAGGAGGCAGATAGAGATAATGAAGGACTTCGGGACAACGGTCATGATATTCACACCATCCTATGGCCTCTACCTCTCTGAGGTTGCAGCTGAGGAGGGCTTTGACCCTGCCGAATCCCAGTTAAAGGCAATAGGATTCGGGGCTGAGATGTGGACAGAGGAGATGAGGGCCGAGATAGAGAGGAGGTTCAATGCACCGGCCTTCAACATATACGGCCTCACTGAAATCATGGGCCCGGGGGTTGCAATGGAGTGCGGTGAGAAGAATGGTCTCCACGTTGCAGAGGACCATTTCTACCCTGAGATCATAGATAAGAATGGTGAAAGGGTCGGTCCAGGTGAAAGGGGTGAGCTGGTACTCACAACTCTCACAAGGGTGGGGATGCCGGTTATAAGGTTCAGGACAAAGGATATAACCTCAATAGATTATGGGCCATGTGCCTGTGGCAGGACCCTTGCAAGGATCTCAAGGATCACAGGCAGGGTCGATGACATGCTCAAGGTCAGGGGAGTTTCAGTGTTCCCCTCCCAGATAGAAAAGGCGCTCCTCCGCATAGATGGTATTGAGCCACACTACCAGATAATAGTGACAAGGCCCCACCTCATGGATGAACTTGAGGTGAGGGTGGAGACCTCCCCTGAACTCTTCTCAGATGACATCCGGCAGATGGTGGAGACCAGGGACCGGATCGAGGAGTTCATAGAAAACGAGATAGGCCTCAGGGTTAAGGTGACCCTGGTTGAACCAGGCACGATACCAAGGAGTGAGGGGAAGGCAGTAAGGGTGATAGATAAGAGGAACCTTTAAATTTATGGTGATACCATGAGGGTTAAGCAGATATCAATATTTCTTGAAAACAGGAAGGGAAGGCTCTGGAAGGCACTGAGTACACTTGCAGAGGCAGGTATAAATCTGAGGGCACTATCACTTGCAGATACATCAGAATTCGGGATACTCAGGCTCATAGTCCCTGAACCTGAACGCGCGGCAGATGTGCTTGAGAAGAGTGGCTTTGTTGTTAAGCTGAAGGACGTAGTCGCAGTTGAGATGGATGACAGGCCGGGGGGCCTTGCATCAATCCTCGGGGTCCTCAAGGACTATGACCTGAACCTTGACTACATATACGCATTTGTCCATGAAAAAAAGGATAAAGCGATACTCTTCATGAGTACAGAGGACCTGGATGCCCTTGAAGGGGCCCTGAGGGATGCCGGGATCCGGATGGTCCCACCAGAGGAGGTCTACTCCCTCTGAGTGGAAGATTCAACCATATCGGGCGGGGGTCTACTCCCCCTTAACCCTGACATCCTCAACCGAGTACTCTATGCCCTCCTCTTCCAGTTTCTTTGTTATGCTTCTGCTCATCTTACCAACTGCAAGTACGAGGACATTCAGACCCCTCTTTGCGGCTGCAAGGGCAGCATAGGGGGTTGCAAATTCAAAATCAACATTTAATTTTAACCTGGTCGCCGCGGCCCTTGAAACTGTCCCCATTATACCTATCCTGTCCTGACCATATGTGAGTTCCCTTATCCTTTCAAGGTCGGCTGCCCCTGAACCGCCCTCGGATATCCCCGGGAGAACCGCGATGGTTACCTTTCCCCTCTGGAGGGGTATGGTGCCGCTGAGTTCTGTGAGGGCCACATCCTCGCCCTCTGAGGCACTTTTCATGACTGTGGCGTGGGCCTCCCCGTTGGTCCTCCTCCGGGCGTAGAGGACGCCGTCATCCATGAACAGTTCGACCTCATCGCCTGAGTTGAGGTCCTCCCAGGCGATGGCTGGCCAGATGGACTTGTAGGAACTCATGTACTCCAGGACCTCATCGGCGTATTGCCTGAGGCTCACAGCGGCCCTCTTGAGCTTCTCACCACCACGACGTGTTATCTTGTAGTGGGACCTTCCACTTCCTGCCTCCACAAGGCCCTCTGCTATGAGGCTCTTTATGTTCTCAGACACTGCCTGGACCGTTATTCCCAGTTCATCTGCTATATCCCGTTGCCTCACATAGGGCTGACGCCTTGCTATCTCACTCAGCACCTGGAAACGTGTAAGTTCTCCCTTCTTTCTGAAAGCCTTCATCCATTCACCTTCACCTTTTCTATGGCCCTGTTAAGGAGTCTGAGGAATTCTCCCTCATTTTCGGCTGGTATATATGCTCCGCAGGCAGTGGCATGACCACCACCGCTACCCCCCACCTTCTCCGCCACCCTCTGCATGATTGAACCGAAGTGTATGCCGTCAAATGCCAGGAGGCGGGAGCACCTAAGTGAAACCTTGAGCCCGTCACCGGTTTCAGCAAGCCCTACCATGGGTCTCCTCCAGTCACCGTAGCCCAGGAGCATACCGGCAACCGTACCCACCACCGCGGTTTTCACCTCTGGGGCATGGAAGTACTGGAGGTTATCCATATCCCTTATGAGTTCCTCCTCCATTATCCGGTCGAGGGTAACCGCCAGGTAGGCCCGGTGTTCCCTGAGGACATTCTCAAGTTCCTCCAGTTTTTCATGGCGATCACCCCCGATGATATCCATTGCAAGCTTCCACCTTGAGTTCCGGTTACACGCGTTTACTGCGGTTGAGAACTCTGAGAGGTCCCTGAATACCGTGTACCTCTCCTCTGATTTTAACTCGTAGACCTCACCGAGTATGAGCCTGGGGAGGTATTTATGGTACCTCCTTGGGACCTCATTGACCATCATACGGTATATCTCATTGAAGAGTTTCCTTTTCTCGTCATCTGTAAGGTCACAGAGCCTCCTCTGGGTTTCATCATTTTTCAGGGGTATGCCCAGGTTCTTAAGCCTTGCTATGCACTCGTTGGTGTTGTTTGTTGTTGGGAGGGTGACATCCCCGAAGTATGAGAGGGCACTTACGATGGACCTGGTGTGTCTGCCGTAGATTGTAAGGTCACTGCAGCACTCAACTGCACCCTCCCTTATGCTGTCCTCCAGGATCACCCGGTTGGCCCCAACCATCTTACCGGTCCTGATGTTCTGCATGTCACCCACCGCGGCAAGGAGACCCATCCAGCTGAGATCAGTGTATCCAAACTGCCTTGCAAGTAGATATGACAGGCCCCCACCTGAGATGCTGGTTGAACCATCCATTCCATAGAAGATGGGATTTATTTCAAGGAGCTCACCCCGTGGAGGTTCAAAGTTCCTCTTCCGCACCGGGGGGTGGTGGTCGAGTATTAGAACACGGGAGCTCCTTTTCATGTTTTCATGGACCATCTGTCCGGATCCAAGGTCACTGAACACTGTGAGATCCGTACCATGTTCAACCTCAGGGACCTCATTGATGTTTATTATGCTGATTTCATGGTCCTTCCCGAGGCCCTCAAGGAGTTTGCTGAGGATGGTTGCCGCTGTTATACCGTCACAGTCTGTGTGGCTGTAGACTGTAACCGTCTCAGCCTCATCAATCAGCTTACGGGCCCTTCTGAGCGCACCTTCAAGTTCGTCCATGTTCATTATTCATACCCTCAGTTCTTCTTTGAGGACCTCACAAGCCTTGCAAGTTTTATGAGGAGTTCCCTCTTGCTCCCCTCATATTCAACAATAACCCTCCCTGATGATTCCCACCAGGAGGAAGGGTATGACTTATCAGATTCCATACGGGCTTCAAGCTGGAGTTTTTTTGCGGCCCTGAGTATTTCACTGGCACTTGGGGATTCAACCGCGTATTCAAGGGGCACCCTTCGCCCCTGGCTCCTTGACTTCCGTGAATCGAGATAGGCTGGCCATATTATCATTGTTCACCCTCCATCATCCTCTCTGAAAGTTCGGCTAGCATGTCCCTGACCGTGTACCTCTCTGGGATGACCGCATCAAGACCATACTCCTCAAGTTTCCTGAGGGTTATGGGGCCTATTGCAGCCACTTGTATCCCCCTGAGGGCATGGATAAGATCCCCCTCCTTATCACCTGCAATTTTAAAGAGGTTTTCCACTGTGAGGGGACTTGTGAATGTAACAGCATCCACCTCCCCCTTGAGTATACCCTCTATCATTTCCTCTGCAGGTGCCGTGTCTTCCGGTATCCCTGAGTGGTAGGCCTCTGCAACAAGGACCTCTGCACCCATTTCCTCAAGTCCCATAGGGAGGACCCTCCTTGCAGAGAGTGTCCTTGGAAGGGCCACCTGCATCCCCCTGAGGTCATATTTTCTGAGGGCCTCAAGGAGACCCTCTGCGGTGTAATCTTCAGGCACCAGATCCACCCTGAGACCCATCTCAGATGCTGCACGGGCGGTCTTGGGCCCTATGACCGCGACAATACAGTCATCCCTGAGTTTTTCATGAAAGTCCCTGCATGTGCAGAAGAGGGATTCAACAGCCGCCGGGGAGGTGAATATAACCAGGTCCCATTCAGGGGCCCTCCGGCACACCTCCCTTAGGGAATCTGTTTTCAGGATCCTCAGCTCGAGGGTTGGGGCGACAAGGGCCCTTCCACCGGCACCCTCGATCAGTTTAACAGCAGCAGATACCCGCTCGGCGGGCCTTGTGAGGGCGATGGTTTTACCCCTGAGACCATCTAATTTCCCGGTAGACATTAACAACCTCACCCACCACTATGATTCCAGGCGGCCTCAGATCCTTTTCTGCTATGTCCTCAAGGGTGCCGAGGATAACCCTCTCATCCTCTGTTGTCCCCCTCTCAATCACACATACAGGGGTTTCAGGGGGCCGGTGCTTCATGATCTCCCGCATGTTCTCCCTCACGTTACCCACACCCATGAGTATTATGAGGGTGTCTGCCCTGTAATCCCAGTGAACCTGTTTTTCAGGTTTTGTGGGGTCCTCGTGTCCTGTGACAACAGTGAAGGATGTTGCAACGCCCCTGTGGGTCACGGGAAGCCCTGCAGATGTGGGGACGCCCACAGCGGAGGTCACGCCTGGAATGACCTTTGCCTCAACGCCGGCCTCCCTGAGCGCAAGGAGTTCCTCGCCACCCCTCCCGAAAACGAATGGGTCGCCGCCCTTGAGCCTCACCACTGTTTCATGCTTCTTACCTTCCTCAACAAGTATTCTGTTTATCTCATCCTGTGTTTTGTGGTGTTCACCGGCCTTCTTACCCACGTATATCAGTTTCGCATCTTCAGGGGCGTATCCGAGTATCTCCTCACCTGCCAGCCTGTCATACACTACCACGTCAGCCCTCTTGAGAACCCTTATGGCCTTCAGTGTTATGAGTTCAGGGTCCCCTGGACCCGCCCCAACAAGATAAACCACCATGATAATCACCTTTTTGCTCTGAATCAGATCTTCATTATGCCCCTGAAGAATTTGAAGCCGTCCTCTGACCCAAGTATCATCTCTGAGGCCCTTTCAGGGTGGGGCATCACAGCACATACCAGTCCTGATTCATCGCAGACCCCTGTTATTCCATCAAGGGAGCCGTTGGGGTTTTCACCGTGGAACTGCAGCACGACCTGGTCGTTATCCCAGACCTCGCTGACGTTTTCATGGTAGTATCTCCCCTCTGCATGGGCAACAGGCATCCTTATAACCTCATCCCGTCTGAATAGCCGTGTGAAGGGGGTTCTCGTGGTCTTAACCTGAAGGCTGGTCCACTGGCAGTTGAATTTTGGGTGCTCGTTCACGGTGAAGACCCCCGGGACAAGGCCTACCTCCGCCAGGATCTGTGCACCGTTACATATTCCGAGAACCGGTTTTTCCTCCTTCACCAGCTCCTTAACAGCGTCCATAACTGGGGTTATGGCTGCGATTGCACCTGCACGCAGGTAGTCCCCGTATGAAAATCCCCCAGGGATTATAACCGCGTCCAGGTGTCCCAGGTCCCGCTGATTCCACCATACATATTCGGGCTCTGCCCCGGCAAGTTCCAGGACATGGTAAACGTCACGGTCACAGTTGGATCCAGGAAACCTTATAACTCCCACCCTCATGTTTCAGCCTTCCATTTCCGTTATACTGAATTCGTAGTCATGGATAACCGGGTTACATAGGAGGCGCTGGCACATATCCTCCACCTCCCGCCTGACATCCTCAGGGCTCTCCTCATTCATGGTGAATGTTATTATGTCAATTGTATCGGTATTTTCCACCTCATATCCAAGGAGTGCCAGTGCCCTCTCAATGGTGGACGCCTCCGGGTTGAGCATACCCTTCTTGAGCCTTATTCTGACCTCAACCATAAATTTCATCCCATCACCTCAGATCTTAATGTTCCATCTTTCAGTGTCTTCCCTGTCCAGTATCATCTCAGCAACCCTTCTGTAGGCGCTCACAACGCCCTCCTCTCCCCGGCGGAATATGTCCTTGTCCAGGGGTTTACCGGTCTCCATGTCCCAGAGGCGGCAGGTGTCAGGGCTCACCTCATCCCCCAGGCGTATCCTTCCAGAGGAATCCCTTCCAAATTCCAGTTTGAAGTCAGGCAGAATTATGCCCTTTTCTCTGAAGAACTCCACAAGGACGTCGTTTATCTTAAGTGTCATCCTCCTTATCTCTGAGATCTCGTCGCTGGTTGCTATCCCAAGGGCGAGGATTATGTCCTCATTGAGCATGGGGTCGCCGTGCTCGTCGCTCTTGTAGTCCATCTGTATGATTGGGGGCCTGAATTCCTGCCCCTCAGTGAAGGGGAACCTTCTAACAATACTTCCCGCTGCAATGTTCCTCAGTATAACCTCTATGGGTATCATGTCAAGTTTCCTTGCAAGCATGCAGCCGGGTTCCGGGAGTTCCAGGTACTGGGTTGGTACACCTGCCTCCTCAAGGACCTCAAATATTTTGGCTGAAATAACAGAGTTATAGTAGCCCTTCA harbors:
- a CDS encoding ferritin; the protein is MVSERMQEALNRQLNAELYSAYLYLSMAAYYEASDLPGFANWMRVQAQEELAHAMKFYDYLVQRGARVVLEEIEKPPFEWESPLEVSKHVLEHERKVTGLINDLVDLAISERDHATNNFLQWFVAEQVEEEESAGSVLQKVRLASDSPSGLLMLDAELGKRVYNPPANEKGE
- a CDS encoding peroxiredoxin → MGEKVYEVRKVKKKGRGMPLIGDKFPEMEVQTTHGLMKLPAEFKGKWFILFSHPADFTPVCTTEFVAFQEVYPELRELDCELVGLSVDQVFSHIKWIEWIEENLDTEIEFPVIADTGRVADTLGLIHPARPTNTVRAVFVVDPEGIIRAILYYPQELGRNIPEIVRMIRAFRVIDAEGVAAPANWPDNQLIGDHVIVPPASDIETARKRKEEYECYDWWLCHRSIGGD
- a CDS encoding superoxide dismutase yields the protein MEKKFYELPELPYPYDALEPYISEEQLRIHHEKHHQAYVDGANGVLRKLDDARENDEEVDIKAALKELSFHVGGYVLHLFFWGNMGPADECGGEPGGRLAEYIEKDFGSFERFKKEFSQAAVSAEGSGWAVLTYCQRTDRLFIMQVEKHNVNVIPHFRILMVLDVWEHAYYIDYRNVRPDYVDAFWNIVNWKEVEKRFDDLF
- a CDS encoding phenylacetate--CoA ligase family protein is translated as MIWNREMECISREELEEIQLKRLQDTVRRAYENVPYYHEMFEKEGVYPEDIESLDDITRLPYTTKDDLRKVYPFGMFAVPRKEIVEVHTSSGTTGKPVVSGYTREDIEIWSEVMARGLTMMGLTEDDVIQNTHGYGLFTGGFGVHYGAQKIGATVIPISTGQTRRQIEIMKDFGTTVMIFTPSYGLYLSEVAAEEGFDPAESQLKAIGFGAEMWTEEMRAEIERRFNAPAFNIYGLTEIMGPGVAMECGEKNGLHVAEDHFYPEIIDKNGERVGPGERGELVLTTLTRVGMPVIRFRTKDITSIDYGPCACGRTLARISRITGRVDDMLKVRGVSVFPSQIEKALLRIDGIEPHYQIIVTRPHLMDELEVRVETSPELFSDDIRQMVETRDRIEEFIENEIGLRVKVTLVEPGTIPRSEGKAVRVIDKRNL
- a CDS encoding ACT domain-containing protein yields the protein MRVKQISIFLENRKGRLWKALSTLAEAGINLRALSLADTSEFGILRLIVPEPERAADVLEKSGFVVKLKDVVAVEMDDRPGGLASILGVLKDYDLNLDYIYAFVHEKKDKAILFMSTEDLDALEGALRDAGIRMVPPEEVYSL
- a CDS encoding MarR family transcriptional regulator, with the protein product MKAFRKKGELTRFQVLSEIARRQPYVRQRDIADELGITVQAVSENIKSLIAEGLVEAGSGRSHYKITRRGGEKLKRAAVSLRQYADEVLEYMSSYKSIWPAIAWEDLNSGDEVELFMDDGVLYARRRTNGEAHATVMKSASEGEDVALTELSGTIPLQRGKVTIAVLPGISEGGSGAADLERIRELTYGQDRIGIMGTVSRAAATRLKLNVDFEFATPYAALAAAKRGLNVLVLAVGKMSRSITKKLEEEGIEYSVEDVRVKGE
- the recJ gene encoding single-stranded-DNA-specific exonuclease RecJ gives rise to the protein MNMDELEGALRRARKLIDEAETVTVYSHTDCDGITAATILSKLLEGLGKDHEISIININEVPEVEHGTDLTVFSDLGSGQMVHENMKRSSRVLILDHHPPVRKRNFEPPRGELLEINPIFYGMDGSTSISGGGLSYLLARQFGYTDLSWMGLLAAVGDMQNIRTGKMVGANRVILEDSIREGAVECCSDLTIYGRHTRSIVSALSYFGDVTLPTTNNTNECIARLKNLGIPLKNDETQRRLCDLTDDEKRKLFNEIYRMMVNEVPRRYHKYLPRLILGEVYELKSEERYTVFRDLSEFSTAVNACNRNSRWKLAMDIIGGDRHEKLEELENVLREHRAYLAVTLDRIMEEELIRDMDNLQYFHAPEVKTAVVGTVAGMLLGYGDWRRPMVGLAETGDGLKVSLRCSRLLAFDGIHFGSIMQRVAEKVGGSGGGHATACGAYIPAENEGEFLRLLNRAIEKVKVNG
- a CDS encoding signal recognition particle subunit SRP19/SEC65 family protein yields the protein MIIWPAYLDSRKSRSQGRRVPLEYAVESPSASEILRAAKKLQLEARMESDKSYPSSWWESSGRVIVEYEGSKRELLIKLARLVRSSKKN
- a CDS encoding uroporphyrinogen-III synthase: MSTGKLDGLRGKTIALTRPAERVSAAVKLIEGAGGRALVAPTLELRILKTDSLREVCRRAPEWDLVIFTSPAAVESLFCTCRDFHEKLRDDCIVAVIGPKTARAASEMGLRVDLVPEDYTAEGLLEALRKYDLRGMQVALPRTLSARRVLPMGLEEMGAEVLVAEAYHSGIPEDTAPAEEMIEGILKGEVDAVTFTSPLTVENLFKIAGDKEGDLIHALRGIQVAAIGPITLRKLEEYGLDAVIPERYTVRDMLAELSERMMEGEQ
- the cobA gene encoding uroporphyrinogen-III C-methyltransferase gives rise to the protein MVVYLVGAGPGDPELITLKAIRVLKRADVVVYDRLAGEEILGYAPEDAKLIYVGKKAGEHHKTQDEINRILVEEGKKHETVVRLKGGDPFVFGRGGEELLALREAGVEAKVIPGVTSAVGVPTSAGLPVTHRGVATSFTVVTGHEDPTKPEKQVHWDYRADTLIILMGVGNVRENMREIMKHRPPETPVCVIERGTTEDERVILGTLEDIAEKDLRPPGIIVVGEVVNVYREIRWSQG
- the purQ gene encoding phosphoribosylformylglycinamidine synthase subunit PurQ produces the protein MRVGVIRFPGSNCDRDVYHVLELAGAEPEYVWWNQRDLGHLDAVIIPGGFSYGDYLRAGAIAAITPVMDAVKELVKEEKPVLGICNGAQILAEVGLVPGVFTVNEHPKFNCQWTSLQVKTTRTPFTRLFRRDEVIRMPVAHAEGRYYHENVSEVWDNDQVVLQFHGENPNGSLDGITGVCDESGLVCAVMPHPERASEMILGSEDGFKFFRGIMKI
- the purS gene encoding phosphoribosylformylglycinamidine synthase subunit PurS; translation: MKFMVEVRIRLKKGMLNPEASTIERALALLGYEVENTDTIDIITFTMNEESPEDVRREVEDMCQRLLCNPVIHDYEFSITEMEG
- the purC gene encoding phosphoribosylaminoimidazolesuccinocarboxamide synthase; translated protein: MNVKIDGPLYSGKAKDVLMTDDPEIVAVRFRDDITAGDGEKKDTLEMKGYYNSVISAKIFEVLEEAGVPTQYLELPEPGCMLARKLDMIPIEVILRNIAAGSIVRRFPFTEGQEFRPPIIQMDYKSDEHGDPMLNEDIILALGIATSDEISEIRRMTLKINDVLVEFFREKGIILPDFKLEFGRDSSGRIRLGDEVSPDTCRLWDMETGKPLDKDIFRRGEEGVVSAYRRVAEMILDREDTERWNIKI